A window of Bacillus sp. DX3.1 genomic DNA:
AAAAAATTCAGTATGAGATACAAGAATTGAATAACAATATTCAAAAGCATCAGCGTCTCTTCGAAAACTACACCATCAAACTTCACAATATTACAGAAGAGCTCAAACAGCGTATGAAAAATAACGATGATAAACGTTTTTTGAAGTCCTTAGCGATTTATCGCTTGGATGTACAGCGAAAGCTAGATGGAGTCACACAACAAATCAATGACTTTAAACAGCAAATCACCCTCAAAGAAAAAGTCGAGAAAAGCAAAGAAACATGGTTACATACTTTGAATGAAGTATTTCAAGATGATGTCAAGATTCAAGAAATAAGCGATATGGATAAAAGACGATTTTTATTACCTCTCATTCAATCTGTATCCATTAAAGAAAATAAAAAGCGTAACGAATATGATATTTCATTACAGTTACGAACCGATTTTTCAAAGCGTGATGTAAAAAATCAAATTAGCTTGATTTTGTAAAACAGTTATCACATTGGTGGCTGTTTTTTTGTTATTGATGTATCGGTATTTGGGTTGAACTGTAGATGAAAATTCTTTTGCTACTCGGTGATTAGGAAGGAGTGGTATACCACTCCTTCCTAATCACCGAGTTTGATGCTCTTGAGATAGAGCTTATCACTTAAGGATAAAGGGTTTGTCTTTGTTTATTATTATGGACAGTGATTTGGAGAAATAAACATGCTCGGTGATTAGGGGATTTTTGCAAAAAGAATGATATAAAATCTCGGTTTTTAAGGGGCAGTAATATAACGAATGTTTTAAAGTTAAGCAGATGGACGCAGATATCATATCAACGGAAAGTAACTTGAAATTTGGTGTACTTAAAGAAATATTATTTAGTTGTTAAGTGACAAAAAAGTTGTTTAATTTACAAAAAAGTTGTTAAAAAATGCGGGTCATTCTATTCCACAATCGGGCCAGATTGTTGAACAGCACCTGTATTGAAAATTGGATATTTGTGTTTGAAATACAGAAGAGATTGTGAAGGTTTGCACTTAAACTAACGGGCAGGTTAGCTGTACAAGTTATAAATTTAATGGTTTAAAGTTATAGAGCATTTCTTTGAATGAGGAATGCTTTTTATTTTTGCTTAAAACAAAAACTTACAATAAAAATGTTATTCAAATTAATAAAAAATTATTGTGAAACGATAAAATATATATTAAAATCAAAATCAGAATAAATAAGTGAGGTGCTTTTTATGGAAAAAGTAACAACGTTGTTTTTAAAAATAGCTGTTATTCTTTTAGGAGTCCCAGTTCTTGCTCTGTGCATCTTTTTGGTGCCAGAGATGGCGAATCTTGCAGCAAAATTGCTTCCACAGTTTGCTTTTATAAAATATCTCGTTTTCATCGCTTTTGATGCATCGGCTATACCTTTTTACTTTGCTTTGTATCAGGCTTTCAAACTCTTATGCTATATTGACAAAAATAAAGCTTTCTCCGATTTATCTGTAAAAGCTTTAAAGAAAATCAAATACTGTGCCATCACAATCAGTATTTTGCATGTGCTAGTTTGGCCGCTCTTCTATATCTTTGCGGAAGTAGACGACGCACCAGGAGTTATCTTTGTCGGATTGGTTGTTCCTTTTGCTTCGATGGTTATCGCAGTCTTTGCGGCTGTTCTCCAAAAACTTTTACAAGATGCAATTAATATCAAATCAGAAAATGATTTAACGGTCTGAGGTGAATAACAATGGCAATTATAATTAATATTGATGTGATGTTAGCAAAAAGGAAAATGAGCGTAACAGAACTTTCGGAGAAGGTTGGAATAACAATGGCGAACCTTTCTATATTGAAAAATGGAAAGGCAAAAGCGATTCGATTATCCACTTTAGAGGCAATTTGTAAGGCTTTAGAATGTCAGCCTGGAGATATTTTAGAATACCAAAGTGACGAAGACAGTTAAACATTGTGGAGGAAACTTAATATAACAATTATTAGGGGAGGTATAACTATGGACATTAACAATTTGATTATTGAAAATATTGTTAACCCTCATGAGCTGGAGAGAATGTATAGAAAAGACTCGAAAGCTTTTAAAAAGTCATTCTCACACGCATGGGAACAAAATCCTGATTCTCAGGTTCTTGGTGTTTGGTATGAAAGATTGCATTTCAAGGAGACGGCAAATACAGAAAAAACTTCCTTGCTTCAAAAAGGTTTCTTATTCATGGGCATTTTAGCCATTCTGGCCGGGATAAGCACCAGGATCATTTTCCATTTTGTCGAACAGGAAGCAATTGCTCCAATTAACCTGGCTTTTGGTATAATTCCCTTTATTGCTGCCTATTTTGTTTACAATAATACTCCGAAAAAAAGTGTTATTTATTCCCTTGCAGCGTTGTTCCTAATTTCCGGGTTTTATCTTAATATGCTGCCATTAAATTATAAAGACAGTATTATCCTTGCTTATTTACACCTTCCCATATTCTTATGGGTATTGGTAGGGCTTGCATTTACAGGAAATGAATATTCAAAAGGCAGTACAAGATTAGCCTATATTAAATTTAATTTGGAATATTGTATTCTCTACGCCAGCATGGCAGTTAGCGGAATGGTACTAGCAGCATTAACCATGCAGTTATTTAGCTTTGTTGACTTGGATATAGAAGACTTCTATTTTAGTAATGTCGTTTTATTTGGTGCTGCCGCTCTCGCTATTGTGGCTGCATACCTGGTATCAATGAATCTTAAACTTGCTAAGAATATTACACCATATATAGCTAAAATTTTTAGTCCTCTTGTCCTGGTCACATTGTTGATCTATCTTATAACGGTTATATGGGTCGGAAAAAATCCATTCTTGGACCGCAATTTCCTGATAGCCTTTAACGGAATACTCCTTGGTGTATTGGCCGTTACCATATTTTCCATTATCGAGAGCGACTCAGACGAGAAAAAGAACATTTCAGATTATATAAATTTTGCCTTAATTGTTCTTGCGCTTATCATTGACAGTGTGGCTTTGTCAGCCATCGTGTTCAGACTTTCTTCTTATGGGATTACGCCTAATAGACTTGCTGTTTTAGGAGTAAACATACTTATCTGGGCAAATCTAATTTGGATTATGCTCTCCTATATGCGTTTTCTACAAAACAAATCCGGACCTTCAACTATCCAAGATGCCGTTACTAATTATTTGCCGGTCTACGGACTTTGGGCAGCTTTCGTTACATTTACTTTTCCTATAATTTTTAATTAGAAAGGCTCTGTTAATGTAACGAAAAGTTAATCTTCTATAACGTATAAAATCCTTAGAGTCGATATTATGCAGCTTTTTATACAGAGTTGCATAGTTTTGGCTTATTTTCATTACTAAAGTTAAAAAGAGGGTATTCAAACTAGAAGACATAATATATTGTTGCAACTGGATTCTTTAAAATATGTCCAGTTTCATGTGCCCAACGAAAAAGGACTACATGAAACATATTTGATAAGCTAAACTTGCAGGTTTTAAGTTTGAGTTTGATTTAGATTAAATGTGAAAAGATGTACTTACACTAAAGGGGGCGTTAGTTGAAGAAGAATTAAGTAATATTCTTAGTTATTCAATTAAAGGGCGCTATTGTTGAATAAAACTTAGATTTTCAAACGACTTTATTGTTATATTTTTTAGTGTAGTGAAGTATCTTACATCAGGATTAAATAACTATATTTTTAACCCCGTCCTAAATTTAGAACGGGGTTATGCTTGTTTGAACTTTTAAAATTAAATAACTTTATTGTCATTTTACATTAGTTTAGGTCTCGAAGTGGAAAAGTTTGAATTGAAAAAGCAGTTGTGGAGTGACAATAAAGTTATTACATTTACAATAAAGTCATTTGAAAAATAATAAAGTTGTTTAAAAAGATGGTGTAAAATTGGAGTTTCACACCATCTTTGTGCTTTCTCGGTATAATAAAAGAAAGAATATATAAATACTCTCTTTCATTTTAATAGGGAGTATTTATATATATTTCAAAGGAGATGTGTTTATGAAAGTAGTAAAATTTTATAGTGCAACAGATTTAGCTGCTGGTCATTATTTATCAAAAGCAGAAGATTTAATATTAGACTTTAAAGAAGATCAAGAACATACGATTAATAATATTTTAGAACTGTATAATTGTACACTTTACATTGAAAATAAAATATTTTTTACTCAATGGTCAGATGAACATAAAGAAAAGTTAAAAGGAATTTGTAAAGGTATAAAAGGCTATATCGCCCGTTATTTTTCAAGTATTGATAAAGTAAATATTGAGTTATTAGTTGAAATGTTACATTGGCAATATAAAGAGGACTTTTTAAAACTTTTTGCACAGTATCATTTGAAAGATCGAATAGATGAAAATACTTTTGCTACTCTACTGTCAAAAAAATTATTTTCAATCACTCAAGTATGTCAACAGCCTCAACTTGTTGAGAATTACGGAACGGTGGTAAAACACTGTTTATTAGGAAGCCCATCTAATGTAGAGTTATTATTTGATAAATATGTTGTCGATTCTAAAACAAATAAAAAACAGTTGGATTTACCTAAATCGTTAACAAAAGATGAAGTGAATGTGTTGATAAGTAATTATATTGATTCTCCAGAAGCGAATACTAACTATTTACAACTAATTATTAATAATCATAATTCAAAAGCGTTTTCTGTAACAGATGAACATAGATGGAAGGCTAAAAAAAGAAAGGAAGGTATTGAGGACGAACTGTTTAAAAATAGTGTAGGTGTATCTTTTACGTATAAGTTTGTGTTGCAAAAAGATGCACCTAAGTTAGTAGAACATAAATTAGACGGTACAGAACTCGAGAAAGTGTATGATCAAACCTATTTAGAACAGGAGTTAGATTTTGAAACGATTTTAAATAATTTTATTTGGTTATTTGAGTTTATTGATAGCAATGGAAGAATTAATTTTGTAAGTAATACATCTAATAGAACATCATTTCTAGATCTTATTCAATTAAAATCTAAGAGAGACTACTCTGTTAATGAAGATTTCAAACATAGTGAAACATTAACGGATATTTCAATGGCATTATATTATCCATTGTTAGAAAAGCAAAATGTTAGATTAGAAGAGATACTCGAATGGTTTTTTAAAGTGTATCTTAAAGAAGATTTTTCCGTGTCAGAATACGTTTTTACTGCTCCTTCTGAGGGGTCATCCTATAAGGAAAAATGTAGAGATATTTTGCCGGAAATAGAATATGTATTACAACAATTTAAAAGCTATGTTGATTATGAGTTGATTAATCACGAAATGTTATCATTATCATCTAGTGGGATAACATTTAGCCAAGTGCCTAGCTTAATAAAAAATAAATATATATATGCGAAGGATATTTTAAATCCCGTTTTTCATCTTTTATTTTCAGACCAAACGCTTCTTGGATATTTAGAAAATCCAGAGAAAGATAGTAAAACATTTTTTGATTTGTTGGTAAAGCATAAAGTGAATATAGATGAATTTAAAGACTACCAAAGAACAGAACTGCAATATCTTATAGATAATGATTATATATCTATTATTGATGGATTTTTAAGATGGAAAAATCCTTTAAGAATAAAAATTCTTTATGAACTTTACCATTATAATGTAATTAGCATGTATAGATTGCAGGATGTACTACAAGCAGAGGTAAAGTTAATGTATCAAGAAAATAAAGTTGAATTCGAATCAACTTTATTTTCGAAGTCAGAACAAGATATGTTTGATTACTATTTGAACAACAGTAGGTTTCAAAATGGTCCTCAATTACGAAATAAATATGCACACGGTAGATTAGGAAATGCGATTAATAGTAATGAAGATATAAACTATAAAAATTACTTACTGATTTTGAAATTGTTGATTGCGATTGTAATAAAGATAAATGAAGATTTTTGTCTTTATGAAATTGTTAATAAAAAAGAAGAATTAAATGAATAAAAAAGGGGACGATGTTATATTATTCGTTCTCCGAAATTTAAACAACTTTAATATTCTTAAAAAAATCGTAAAGTGAAAGAAAAGCTAACATAACTTGAAATTTTAAACATCTTTAGTAACCATCTATTAGCGTAACAGATAAATGGTTACTGTATTTCTAAGAGTATAATTAAACGACTTTATTAACTCTAAACAGCAGTTTATTGATCGACAGCTTTTAAAAACGAGAAATGAGATAGCTCATGGAGAGTATAAAAATTTAGTTGATAAAGGTAATGATGATGAGGCAAAAAAGGATTTTGAAGAATTATACCATACAATTTTAGAACTTATGGATGAATTTAAAGAACAGATAATTGATGCTGGGTTGAAGAAGACTTATTTGAAGGTTAGCTCATAGCCTTACTTTATCATGGGTACATCCTCGCTAACTAAACCAGTACAATCGTCACAGTACGCTAATGTCAGCCTACAAGAATATTAAAGATGAGAATTTCCGCTATTATATATTAAAACAAAAGGCCGATGTATTTCATGCGATGAAGAGCTTTTTTAGAGAAGAATCGGATGAGAAAATGGCATAATCCCTTTTAAAGAGGTTTTTGTTATGATAATGGAAGAAGGAAATTCATCATATTGTTTTTTGTAGGGATAAGTAGAATGAAATAGTAGATACAATACTTCATGATTTCTCTGATCTATATAAATCCGTTTTGATTTTTCGACATATAAGCCGCGGCTATGGATAACAAAAGGTGACCTGCACTCGTTTTCTCTCTTTGTTTTCAATGTGTCTGGGCAGGAAAAGGATTTGACCGCTTCTATGCATGGCCGGATGCTCTTTCCCACCTAAAAAGAGGGGTTTTATGTCGGTTTTTTAATTTGTATTTATATAGGATGGAAAGATTCTTTTGTAATAGCGTATAAAGATGAGAAAAATCTTGTTTACATTACTATGTAATAGAATAATTGTAAAAGAAAGCAGGTATCGAGTAAAAGAAATGCTCGATACCTGCTCTCTTGTTTGTAGAAATATTTATCCCGCTATTTGCGGACAGTAATACCCACTAATTAAAGTTTCACTTTATAGTTTTAAAGAATTGATTTTACTGATATTGTTGTCAAATAACTTTCTTTACTTTTTGCGGAACTGACTTTGTTTGAGCGGCAACATCTTCTTGGCGCAATTCTTTAAAGAGTGAAGTTACCATTAAGACAACAACAATAGAGAATGGCAAGGCTGCAATAATCGCTGCAATTTGCAAGGCGTTTAAACCACCTGCTTGTAATAAAATTGCTGCAATGGCTGCGATTATTAATCCCCAAATGAGCTTTAAGCTGTTTTTAGGAGATAAGTTACCGTTACTTGTCTGCATAGCAACAACAAATGTTGCAGAGTCGGCAGAGGTAACAAAGAATGTTGCTACTAAAATTAAACCAATAACTGTTAAGAATGTTGAGAATGGTAAATGTGAAATGACAGCGAATAGACCAATCTCTGTACCATTTTTCGCAATTTCATCAGCAATTCCGAGTGATTGGAACATTTCCATATGAATGGCTGTACCGCCAAACACTGCAAACCAAAATGTACAGATCAATGTTGGAATTAATACCGCCCCGAAAATAAAT
This region includes:
- a CDS encoding DUF4153 domain-containing protein, with the translated sequence MDINNLIIENIVNPHELERMYRKDSKAFKKSFSHAWEQNPDSQVLGVWYERLHFKETANTEKTSLLQKGFLFMGILAILAGISTRIIFHFVEQEAIAPINLAFGIIPFIAAYFVYNNTPKKSVIYSLAALFLISGFYLNMLPLNYKDSIILAYLHLPIFLWVLVGLAFTGNEYSKGSTRLAYIKFNLEYCILYASMAVSGMVLAALTMQLFSFVDLDIEDFYFSNVVLFGAAALAIVAAYLVSMNLKLAKNITPYIAKIFSPLVLVTLLIYLITVIWVGKNPFLDRNFLIAFNGILLGVLAVTIFSIIESDSDEKKNISDYINFALIVLALIIDSVALSAIVFRLSSYGITPNRLAVLGVNILIWANLIWIMLSYMRFLQNKSGPSTIQDAVTNYLPVYGLWAAFVTFTFPIIFN
- a CDS encoding MAE_28990/MAE_18760 family HEPN-like nuclease; the protein is MNSKQQFIDRQLLKTRNEIAHGEYKNLVDKGNDDEAKKDFEELYHTILELMDEFKEQIIDAGLKKTYLKVSS
- a CDS encoding helix-turn-helix transcriptional regulator, which produces MAIIINIDVMLAKRKMSVTELSEKVGITMANLSILKNGKAKAIRLSTLEAICKALECQPGDILEYQSDEDS
- a CDS encoding DUF2975 domain-containing protein; protein product: MEKVTTLFLKIAVILLGVPVLALCIFLVPEMANLAAKLLPQFAFIKYLVFIAFDASAIPFYFALYQAFKLLCYIDKNKAFSDLSVKALKKIKYCAITISILHVLVWPLFYIFAEVDDAPGVIFVGLVVPFASMVIAVFAAVLQKLLQDAINIKSENDLTV